The Acipenser ruthenus chromosome 38, fAciRut3.2 maternal haplotype, whole genome shotgun sequence genomic sequence AAAGATTTACATTAAAGAAGAAATGCATCAtatctataataagatctaaagtAGCTTTGTCAGAGCAGTCAGGCAGTATTGAATCTGGCAGGGTTTCTGTAAGTTCACACACACCTGATTTTcaaaacttaaaaaacaaacacaaaaaggaTATCATTTAATTttctcatggttttttttttcttttttttttttccttttcagtttTGGCCCTGGCTTGAGGACCCTCCTCTATCATGTTCTTATTGACTGCTCAATTTTAGTTTCTTGTAGTGTTCATATGACCATTTGTTCCAGTAACACTAAGCCCCCCTCTTACTCCCCACCTCCCTCACCACCAGTTTAAGAATCTAAGCTGCTGGGCTGCACTGCGTTCTGTTTTCCTGCATGAACCCCAGAGCTCTACCAGAGTCTCCTCTAACTCTGTTCAGTGGCATATCTAACTATATACTCTTACCTGCAGCCAACAACAGTCCCACAACCCTTGTAACCCTCCCCCTCTGTGACTGATGCCAACACCGCCGCTGCTATCTCTGTATAATGTAATAAAAGCTTTGTGCTCTTTATAAAGTGTTTTGCGCTCTTTTCcatgagtttggggttttattatttgtatgccTTTGTTTTGTCTTTCTATGAACATGCTATGGTGTACCAAGAAGGCAAAGGTAACCAAAAAGTGTTGTTTGAAATATATACAGTGGTGACACACTTTCCTTGTCTTGGGATAGCTGTTTCATCAACAGTGTTGCTGTATACATGcactcattatttatttattttttttggacaaTCTGGGGCACTCACGCACATGCTGTAGTGAGGAGTAGAGATTGTATTCTGCAGTAACAGCAGAGTAAACGTATAGCAAGATCATATATGACCTAAGGAACAAAAACTTTTCTAACCTCCAAAATAGGAatgaattaaagactggagtaaatgctctGAAAATATGGCCCTAAGTATCGAAATTGTGTTAAAATGTGTAATGTAGGCAAGAAAATGTTACtcacctttttaaaattgtaggtTGTCTTTACAAGAAGTGCCTATTTTATAGCGGTCCTGTTGCCAGAATCCTGTTTGAAACGGTCGTCGTTGActggtatatttatttaattgaacgCTCACTTTGGATGATTGACTGTCACTTGATTTCTCAGAGTCCTCACTGAATGCATTTTTTAAGACAGACAACAAGGAGCAGGGGAAGTTTCGCCTGCTGCAGAAACCCACAAAAAAGTAGAGAATAGGGTTTAGGCAGCTATTGAAGTAGGCCAAGCTGGCTGCCAGACGGTATCCTAGAAGGAGGTGACATTTAGGCAAAGTGCTTCTTTTGAGGAAGGTGAAAATATGGTACGGGAGCCAGCAGATGAAAAAGGCCACCACGGTAATCAGGATGATCTTAAACATGCGGGATGTTTTGGCCCAGTTCTTGCCTTTAACCTTCCAGCCGATGGTCACGTAGCTAACCGTGATTACCACAAAAGGGACCACAAACCCAACAATGAACCGAACGATGTATAAAATGAGAACCTCTCTTGATTTGTAGTTGATATCTCCATTGCCGAAAGTGTAGGTGCATTTGGTCTGGTTGTTCTTGATGTCGAAAAATACATCTGTGAAGATCATATAGGGCGAGCTGAGCAGGATGGCAGCAGCCCACACCACTGAAATAGCAACAGAGGAAGTTTTCACTGTCCGGTGCTTTTTGCAGAAAACCGGATAATTCACCAACACACAGCGGTCAATGCTAATTACCATGAGGATAAAGACGCTGGAGAACATGTTTAGATACTTGACAAAATAGGTTAGCCTGCAAACCATTCTGCCAAACGGCCACTGATACTGCATCATCTCTCTCACCACTGAAAAAATACGCATGGCTACAAAAATGAAGTCTGCGATTGCCAGATTCAGAAACCATACAGTGCTGATGGTCTTAGTCATCTTGAAACCAGTGATCCAGATGACCACTCCGTTGCCGACAACCCCCAGCAGGAAGATGATGCTGTAGAGAGTGGCCGCAGTGATGTACATGCTTTCCTTTAACTGGAGATCAGTGCAGCTGGAATTACTAGACCCAGAGGTTCGGCGATTGGCATTTTCCATTCTTTTCTCTAAAAAACACaggaagaaatatatatatattttttttttagagtggCACCAAAAACATACCCAGACATTCAGTTGTATGCAGCACGTGGATTGAAATCATTGAGCAGTTCCCCTTTCCACCACAGCCAAACTTTGGTGCTCTGCCCTTTCTCAACCATTATAATTAAGTCCTAAATCCTAGATTCTGAAAGCTACTTAATCTAAGTCCCCATTAGTGTTACTGTTTtctgagaggggaggggagggaacaACTACAGACTACTCACAAATTTCTAAATGAAATGCATGAGTAGTAATCTGAATTGGGCATATTTTTACGATCTAAAAaatgatgacttttttttttttttttttttggagtaaatagctttgaagaTCTACCCCCAATGAGTTGATATAacccctgttttatttttaagaatgtatAATAATTCTTGGTTAACAAATGACTAACAGGAAACATTAAACTACTGTATGTTTTCACTTCAACATGTGTCCAAAACATTGAGCAAAAACAGGAAAATTAGGTCATGATTGTTGTCAAGCACTGTCCCTACAATGCAGCTGTTAACACATAGTTTCAATCCAATACAGACGGCACATCAAATTGAACTGTTTCAGCAGTATCTTGTATTTATTACAGCATTGGATTCGGTGATGTAAACATCATTGCCGAACCTCCCAAACCATTCTTTAATTTCGTTTATTCAGTTTATTTCCGCATTTTCACCACAATAACTATAAAATCATTCAGAACCAGTTTCAAACCTAGTACCTAAATTAAAGCAACTCTTGTCTGCCGCATTCATTATATTGTGTCGTTAATCGGGCATCTCAGCGCACCACAGATACGtcgtaaatacattaaaaaaaaaaaaaaaacattttagctgTAGTGTAAACCCACGTCCACACAATGATTGTCAACTTTGAGTTGCTGTTATCAGTCAAAATGTTCTGGCTCATGAGTAGTTTAATGTTTCTAAGCATCCACAATACTTAACCGCTCCACTCTGTCTGAGCTGAGACTAATCAGCACCCTGGCTGCAATTGAGTGGGAGCCCTTCAAATGTCACTTAACTGCCTTGTTACATTTTCATTGCTATTTCATGGAGTTTTTATTGGATTGTTATTGCTCCAAAATGGACttactacctttttttttttttttttttttaacgggcAAACTCATATTAAAGCTTTTAGCTGCAACTGGAAAATGGTTGATGGTTCTCTGTCCTACAGCAGATAAAAATCCCCATCACTACACCACCAAGTTGCACTGTATTTTGCAGGCCCTGCTACTATTATGATTTCCGgtaaacttttgcgatatcattttgtagtttctttgattacacgatgttaaataaaatatcaaaattatgtttatatatatatatatatgggcagctggctctttgagctaatatatatatatatatatatattatataaaaacgTTTGGCCGTAGCTTTAGGCTATGCTATTTAGATTATACTGATGACCACAAAGTAattgcaaataaaacattttctctttCGCCATGTTCAGTGTAGCAAGGATGTTCAGCACATAGTGAGACAGACGGACACAATCTACATCCTTTAAATCAGGACCCTAAAAACAACATAAGACAAATTGCAAGCCCCAACATTAAAGGTCTAAGTTTGAAAAGTATTTAGAGTAAATCCTTTGAGAATAAAGCTCAGTGGCAACAGTAGTCCCTGTTACTGCAGTTTTGACCAGTCTTATATGGATATGTTGGTCAtttaataagtaaaataaattataaatatcacaaagctcatttgtattaaaacagatgtgtatatttgtatgttttattcaTTGTCTGACATAAAGATGACtagaaattatacaaaaaaaaaaagaaaaaagatttctTATTATAAAACTTAcctgtaaaatactgtattcttCACTGCGATCTACAGGAACTGCTGTGTACTACTGAACTGAAAAGAAAGATGTTTTGCTTTAATACCCCCTTCTAGTGCACAGCTAAGAGAAGAGTAAATTACAATTATCTCCGATTAAACCTAGACATGTTTTTAATAAGAGGAAGTTTAGTTTCTGGTTGGACTTAAGCAATAACCCTAGATTACCACATGCGAAGACAATTTTAAAGGCGTTACAGTATAAAACCTTCTCAGTTCAGTCCTAATTCAGAGGCCCCTTGAAAAGTATACACATTCTTTAAATGATTGAATGCTATTTTAGTGTATAGAGTCCCATAGTAAGCTATAATTACAAATCCTATGTTATCGTATGTTAAATTGCAAAAGAATCATGGGtaatttatttttggtatttacTAACACTGTAGGATCCAAAAAGACATACTCCAAAACCCTTACTTTAGTCTTTAATTaagtcatatttttttaaaggagacaaTATCTTTAAAATAATAGGAGTTATGTGTTTGATCTCTGCCAAAATGTACGGCACAAGTTGGAAAAGCCAAATTGAACGTGCTAGCGACTGTCTTGCTCAGAAGTGTGAAAGGAAATCTTCATTGGGAGTTGACAGATCTTTACAATGTAGGCCTACTACCCAATAAGGAAGAGTTTTGTAAAATGCATAACAGTTGGCAACCCTAACTGTAACCACTGAGGGGTATTTAATCTACTGCACACGATTAGGGACTGCATAAATCTTTTGTGTATAGTGTTGTGTCTGAAAGCATTGAAACACAAGCAACGGTGGACAAGGACAAAGAACTAGATGCTTTGCTAATAAAAGGGTAcgaaaaaatgattttaaagtcAGACACTCCTTtaagtacacagtaattacaAAATGGGGTTGGGTGGGGTGGAGAGATAATGATTAAGGTCTTGTTTCAAGCTTTGCTAGCTCAACCAGGCAAGCAATGGTGTGCTTAACAACAAAGAGTACATGCAAACAATTTCACAGAAGTGGTTGTTTCATACTATagataaacaacaaaacattcgTATCAGAAAAGTTAATTTCTTTCCTGGCTCCGAATATGAATTTTCTCGAAACAGACatcctttgtttttgttctgtatcGTCAGctgattggtgttttttttttcttcatttttctcCTTGGGAGCCCCTATTTATACCCAGTCTGAGCGTTCAAAGTTTGTTTGTTGCTACCTGCATCCTTCACCCTGCCACAGTTCTCTGCTATTTAATTTCCAGCAACAGTACTCCGAAAGGCCTGCTTTAAAGCATGTACTATTTTAGAGCTACAATATATACTACAATaactacaatatactgtatattggctGTATAATGCTTTTTATAACGGGCCGTTTGTCATGTATTTAAATTATCAGCTTGTAACTTCGAAAAACACTCCTTAAATAGTGTATGCTATAACTGATATATAATCAGGTACATCTGTGCTATTTTTATGATGCATTCCTTAATACAGGGATGTTTTCACAAACTGTACTTCTTCTTGTCAGTTAAGTCAAGATTTACAGGGCCATTAAATAGTTCCTGCTGTACGGGactgataataatgaaattatttactgtcaaaaaacagaagtgaccttttaaaaacaaaccttaCCCCTGCAGGTGTATTGTGTCCTGTTGTTCCGGAGAAAGAAAAACTCTTGATGCAAAGAACTGGCTTCCTGTCCCATCAAATGCAAGTTGAGGAAAAGAAGTGCTGAATgattgtttcatatttaaactgttGTTTTCCTATGCAAGAATTTCATCTATTTGTTAAACAAATGATTAAACTCGAGATATACAATGATTAGCGGCACATTTTTGTCACACCCAGAATTTTGAACAaacctgttttcttttatttatttaggtaaTAGTTTACAGTTtcggtacagcagtaaaaatgtcagcgctccggatgagaggaaaattctgTTCCAATCGGGTTGTAAAACACTCAATACGGAAGttgattgccattgattggtgttcagttgtaaaggtgagggaaggacatgaacatatttatttaatacctgcaaaTAAAATCTTATTAAAGGCAATTATGAGTACAAGTATCGGTACGCCCCTATTAAacatttaatgttttatatttaggaggctgtgtggtccagtggttaaagaaaggggctagTAATCAggaggcttgtaaccaggaggtccctggttcaaatcccacctcagccactgacttattgtgtgaccctgagcaagtcacttaacctccttgtgctccgtcttttgggtgagacgtagttgtaagtgactctgcagctgatgcatagttcacacaccctagtctgtaagtcgccttggataaaggcgtctgctaaataaacaaataataataataatttttgtccTGCAGCTAAATTTAAATGGACacccaaaatgattttttttgtaaaattttaTTTAACAACACGTTTCAGTGGTCACATGTGGTAGCAAAGCAATGTGGTATTTCTTTTTCACAAAGTATGCCAGTCGTGCAAttactgtacaatactgtatgCAGTACATCAGaagacaaacacaaatacaacttGAATATTCAAGTGCATGTCATCTGATGTACTGTACCCTGATCATTAATCAGCTATGGAATtaaattcttattattatttgtttattcagcagatgGCAAATATACGCAGTGTACGCAGTatactttatccaaggcgacttacagagactagggtgtgtgaactatgcatcagctgcagagtcacttacaactacgtctcacccgtaagacggagcacaaggaggttaagtgacttgctcagggtcacacagtgagtcactggctgaggtgggatttgaaccggggacttcctggttccaagccctttttttaaccactggactacacagcctcctatcaaACTTGGTAGACTCAACCAGAAATCCATGCAGCTAATCATAATTTATTTGTGGCTAGCAGATTACATCTAGTCTAGC encodes the following:
- the LOC117434267 gene encoding formyl peptide receptor 2-like is translated as MENANRRTSGSSNSSCTDLQLKESMYITAATLYSIIFLLGVVGNGVVIWITGFKMTKTISTVWFLNLAIADFIFVAMRIFSVVREMMQYQWPFGRMVCRLTYFVKYLNMFSSVFILMVISIDRCVLVNYPVFCKKHRTVKTSSVAISVVWAAAILLSSPYMIFTDVFFDIKNNQTKCTYTFGNGDINYKSREVLILYIVRFIVGFVVPFVVITVSYVTIGWKVKGKNWAKTSRMFKIILITVVAFFICWLPYHIFTFLKRSTLPKCHLLLGYRLAASLAYFNSCLNPILYFFVGFCSRRNFPCSLLSVLKNAFSEDSEKSSDSQSSKVSVQLNKYTSQRRPFQTGFWQQDRYKIGTSCKDNLQF